The window ATCGCTTTTCCAATTCCCCGCGAACCACCAGTGATAATGGCTACTTTTCCTTTGAGACTTTGCAAGTTTTCTGGCAAAACTTCCATGAATTATTCCTTAAGCTTTTGAACTACCGCGCTAATTATCTTATGGTGAAAGGGCAATAAAATTTCACACTTCATACATGAATCCGGTTTGATTGGGGAATTTACTTCACGCGATGTCCGACTTTATTTTTGCAACCCCTCTCCAAACCTCTCCCCGAAACGGAGAGAGGCTTTGATTCTTGCTCCCCTTCCCTTGTAGGGAAGGGGTTGGGGGTTAGGTTTGTGATTACTGAATCGATGCACTAGACAAATGACAAATGACTATTGACCCTTGACTATAAAAATAAAATAAGGTTACAGCCATTCCTGAAAGCACGCATTAAGATTAAAAGCAATCCATAAAAATTCGGTGTGTATCGTATGGCCACTAAAAAACATTTCAACAGTTTTGAAGAAATGCTTTCTGGTTCTGATGTACCTGTATTAGTAGATTTTTACGCTGAATGGTGTGGCCCTTGCAAAATGATGGGGCCAATTTTAGAACAAGTTAATGCTCAATTAAATGGCCGTATACGTGTTGTTAAAATTGACACAGAAAAATACACCGAATTGGCTAGTCAATATCGTATTGAAGCCTTGCCAACACTCATGTTATTTAAGCAAGGCCAG is drawn from Aulosira sp. FACHB-615 and contains these coding sequences:
- the trxA gene encoding thioredoxin, giving the protein MATKKHFNSFEEMLSGSDVPVLVDFYAEWCGPCKMMGPILEQVNAQLNGRIRVVKIDTEKYTELASQYRIEALPTLMLFKQGQPVDKIEGVLQAPQLVKHLQNLI